A region of Streptomyces halobius DNA encodes the following proteins:
- a CDS encoding LLM class flavin-dependent oxidoreductase, with protein sequence MSVHLHWFLPTGGDGRTLVDRHTYTDGGIRRDRITPVSGVRAPDIEYLAQIAKATEQLGFEAVLTPTGTWCEDAWLTTMALTQVTERLKFLVAFRPGVISPVLAAQMAATYQRIARGRLLLNVVTGGDPTEQKRFGDPLDHDRRYARTDEFLQVVRGVWSGRPIDFEGVHYQVEGGLTALPPDPLPQIFFGGSSGAAGPVAARNADVYLTWGEPPAQVKEKIDWIRGLAEQEGRTVRFGIRLHTLSRDSAKEAWAAAGRLLDDLGPDTVAAAQQALGKSESVGQQRMLALHGGARDKLEIAPNLWAGVGLVRGGAGTALVGSHGEVADRIEEYHALGIEHFVLSGYPHLEEAYWFGEGVRPELAARGLLDAGFSPVTAAVAPRSGAGLPGGSRTRQW encoded by the coding sequence ATGTCCGTACACCTGCATTGGTTTCTGCCGACCGGCGGCGACGGGCGAACGCTCGTCGACCGGCACACGTACACCGACGGCGGTATCCGGCGCGACCGCATCACCCCGGTCAGCGGGGTACGCGCCCCGGACATCGAGTATCTGGCCCAAATCGCAAAGGCCACCGAGCAGTTGGGGTTCGAAGCGGTCCTCACACCGACCGGCACCTGGTGCGAGGACGCATGGCTGACGACGATGGCGCTGACCCAGGTCACCGAGCGGCTGAAGTTTCTGGTCGCCTTCCGGCCCGGAGTGATCTCACCGGTGCTGGCCGCACAGATGGCCGCGACGTATCAGCGCATTGCGCGCGGGCGGCTGCTGCTGAATGTGGTCACCGGCGGCGACCCGACCGAGCAGAAGCGGTTCGGTGACCCTCTCGACCACGACCGGCGGTATGCCCGCACGGATGAATTCCTACAGGTCGTACGGGGTGTGTGGAGTGGCCGGCCGATCGACTTCGAGGGCGTGCACTACCAGGTCGAGGGCGGTCTGACCGCGCTGCCGCCGGACCCGCTGCCGCAGATCTTCTTCGGCGGTTCGTCGGGGGCCGCGGGGCCGGTCGCGGCCCGGAACGCGGATGTCTATCTCACGTGGGGCGAGCCGCCGGCGCAGGTGAAGGAGAAAATCGACTGGATTCGCGGGCTGGCGGAGCAGGAAGGGCGTACGGTCCGCTTCGGCATCCGGCTGCACACCCTCTCACGGGACTCCGCGAAGGAAGCCTGGGCGGCCGCCGGCCGACTGCTCGACGACCTCGGTCCGGACACCGTCGCTGCCGCCCAACAGGCCCTGGGCAAGAGCGAGTCGGTGGGCCAGCAGCGGATGCTGGCGCTGCACGGCGGTGCGCGCGACAAGCTGGAGATCGCACCCAACCTGTGGGCCGGTGTCGGGCTGGTACGCGGCGGGGCGGGCACCGCGCTGGTCGGGAGCCATGGCGAGGTGGCGGACCGGATCGAGGAGTACCACGCCCTGGGCATCGAGCACTTCGTCCTCTCCGGCTATCCGCACCTGGAGGAGGCGTACTGGTTCGGCGAGGGCGTACGGCCGGAGCTGGCGGCCCGTGGCCTGCTGGACGCCGGGTTCTCCCCCGTGACCGCCGCCGTGGCGCCGCGATCGGGTGCGGGGCTCCCGGGAGGTTCTCGTACGCGGCAATGGTGA
- a CDS encoding sugar ABC transporter substrate-binding protein — protein MNARLRRIVTSAMALSLAVPLAACGKDQSDAGAKKESIGLLLPENKAARYEKFDYRIISRRIATLCLECELDYRNAQSVVETQKMQFEGLVKKGVKVIILDPVDAQAAKSWVNAAARKGVKVIAYDRLAEGDVAAYISYDNENVGRLQGQGIVAALGSRAATADVVMMNGSPTDPNAPSFKRGAHKVLDRKVRKIVSEHDIPDWSPDEAKRKMTEVINALGPEGFDAVYSANDGMAGGIAEALASAGIKNVPLGGQDAEVAALQRIIKGTQSFTIYKEVRPEAETAAEIAFRLLRGKSIASLTSTTVDSKSKSGIPAKLFNAKIVTKKNMKDTVVRDGVVRTDLLCVKDIAAACKSLGLE, from the coding sequence ATGAATGCAAGACTGCGTCGCATCGTCACCAGTGCGATGGCGCTTTCGCTTGCCGTACCGTTGGCGGCCTGCGGAAAGGATCAATCCGACGCAGGCGCCAAAAAGGAGTCCATTGGCCTGCTTCTGCCGGAGAACAAAGCGGCTCGTTACGAGAAGTTCGACTACCGCATCATCTCGCGGCGGATAGCCACCCTTTGCCTCGAATGTGAATTGGACTACCGCAATGCGCAGTCGGTGGTCGAGACCCAGAAAATGCAGTTCGAGGGTTTGGTGAAGAAGGGCGTCAAGGTCATCATTCTGGATCCGGTCGACGCCCAGGCGGCCAAGAGCTGGGTGAACGCGGCCGCCAGGAAAGGCGTCAAGGTTATCGCTTACGACCGGCTCGCCGAGGGCGATGTCGCGGCATACATCTCCTACGACAACGAGAACGTCGGCCGGCTCCAGGGCCAGGGCATCGTCGCGGCACTGGGCTCCCGGGCGGCCACCGCCGACGTCGTCATGATGAACGGCTCGCCGACCGACCCGAACGCGCCGTCGTTCAAGAGGGGTGCGCACAAGGTCCTGGACCGCAAGGTCCGCAAGATCGTCTCCGAGCACGACATCCCGGACTGGTCACCGGACGAGGCCAAGAGGAAGATGACCGAGGTCATCAACGCCCTTGGCCCGGAGGGATTCGACGCCGTCTACTCGGCCAACGACGGGATGGCGGGCGGCATCGCCGAGGCGCTCGCATCGGCCGGTATCAAGAATGTGCCGCTCGGCGGCCAGGACGCCGAAGTCGCCGCACTGCAGCGCATCATCAAGGGGACGCAGTCCTTCACCATTTACAAGGAGGTCAGGCCGGAGGCCGAGACCGCCGCCGAAATCGCTTTCCGCCTGCTGCGCGGCAAGAGCATCGCATCCCTCACCTCGACGACCGTCGACAGCAAGAGCAAGTCCGGGATTCCCGCCAAGCTCTTCAACGCGAAGATCGTCACCAAGAAGAACATGAAGGACACCGTGGTGCGCGACGGCGTCGTCCGTACCGACCTGCTGTGTGTCAAGGACATCGCCGCCGCCTGCAAGTCCCTTGGTCTGGAATGA
- a CDS encoding sugar ABC transporter substrate-binding protein yields MNAALRRMITGAMALSLAVPLAACGGGNDDAGAGPESIGLLLPENKASRYETFDRRVISSRISTLCLECKLDYRNAGSQVDIQKRQFDALVKKGVKVIILDPVDSEAAGRWVDAAAKKGVKVVAYDRLVEGDIAAYVSYDNEKIGQLQGQGILDALGSQAAAADVVMLNGSATDPNAPSFKKGAHAVLDGKVHKIIYERSIPEWSSDEAKKQLAKVIKDHGPTGVDAVYSANDGMAGGAAEALASAGLKNVPLGGQDAELPALQRLVSGTQSFTIYKQVRPEAETAAEIAFRLLRGKSIKSLAPTTVDNKSKSGIPAKLFDAQIVTKQNMKETVIRDGAVPASWICTKDFEAACKSLGLLD; encoded by the coding sequence ATGAATGCAGCACTGCGTCGTATGATCACTGGTGCAATGGCACTCTCCCTTGCCGTGCCACTGGCGGCCTGCGGAGGTGGCAACGACGATGCAGGTGCCGGTCCGGAGTCGATCGGGCTGCTCCTCCCGGAGAACAAGGCGTCGCGTTACGAGACATTCGACCGCCGCGTCATTTCCAGCCGGATCTCGACGCTCTGCCTCGAATGCAAACTGGACTACCGCAACGCCGGTTCCCAGGTCGATATCCAGAAGCGACAGTTCGATGCCCTGGTGAAGAAGGGGGTCAAGGTCATCATCCTGGACCCGGTCGACTCCGAGGCCGCGGGGCGCTGGGTGGACGCGGCCGCCAAGAAGGGCGTCAAGGTCGTCGCCTATGACCGGCTGGTCGAGGGCGATATCGCGGCGTATGTCTCCTACGACAACGAGAAGATCGGCCAGTTGCAGGGACAGGGAATTCTCGATGCCCTCGGCTCACAGGCGGCCGCCGCCGATGTCGTGATGCTGAACGGCTCGGCGACCGATCCCAATGCCCCGTCGTTCAAGAAGGGCGCCCACGCGGTCCTCGACGGCAAGGTACACAAGATCATTTACGAGCGGTCCATCCCCGAATGGTCCTCGGACGAAGCCAAGAAGCAGCTGGCCAAGGTCATCAAGGACCACGGCCCGACCGGCGTCGACGCCGTCTACTCGGCCAATGACGGAATGGCGGGCGGAGCCGCCGAGGCGCTCGCATCGGCCGGCCTCAAGAATGTGCCGCTCGGCGGCCAGGACGCCGAACTCCCCGCGCTGCAACGCCTGGTGAGCGGAACTCAGTCGTTCACGATTTACAAGCAGGTCAGGCCGGAGGCCGAGACCGCCGCCGAAATCGCCTTCCGTCTTCTGCGGGGCAAGAGCATCAAATCCCTGGCCCCGACGACCGTCGACAACAAGAGCAAGTCCGGGATCCCGGCCAAGCTCTTCGACGCGCAGATCGTCACCAAGCAGAATATGAAGGAGACCGTTATCCGCGACGGTGCCGTACCCGCCAGCTGGATCTGCACCAAGGATTTCGAGGCCGCCTGCAAGTCCCTGGGGCTACTGGACTGA
- a CDS encoding SDR family oxidoreductase, which yields MDTEEPQHTPAGAGTAGVGAAPAADKPLAGSVVLVTGASSGIGEATALSLARLGCSLALVARRADRLARLADAVGAEGAPSLALTADLSAPDQARRTVEDTVRHFGRLDVLVNNAGYGARGAVEESDPEDWERMVDLNLKAVLHLSHAALPHLLRAAEEGGRGVADLVNVSSVAGRIARKNNGVYSATKHAVCAFSESLRQEVHGRGVRIGLVEPGLTATEMTADGYSAFGTPQERWLRAADIARSISFMITQPPHVAINEIMVRPTAQER from the coding sequence ATGGACACCGAGGAGCCGCAGCACACCCCGGCCGGGGCCGGGACCGCCGGAGTCGGAGCAGCGCCCGCGGCCGACAAGCCGCTGGCCGGGAGCGTGGTGCTGGTCACCGGAGCCTCCAGCGGCATCGGGGAGGCGACGGCACTGTCCCTCGCCCGGCTGGGGTGCTCCCTCGCGCTGGTCGCGCGCCGCGCAGACCGGCTGGCGCGGCTCGCCGACGCGGTCGGCGCGGAGGGCGCCCCGTCCCTCGCGCTGACCGCGGACCTGAGTGCCCCGGATCAGGCCCGTCGGACGGTCGAGGACACGGTGCGCCACTTCGGCCGGCTGGACGTGCTGGTGAACAACGCCGGATACGGAGCGCGGGGCGCGGTCGAGGAGAGCGACCCCGAGGACTGGGAGCGGATGGTCGACCTCAACCTCAAGGCCGTGCTGCATCTGTCGCACGCGGCACTTCCGCATCTGCTGCGCGCCGCGGAGGAGGGCGGACGCGGCGTCGCCGACCTCGTGAACGTCAGCTCGGTCGCGGGCCGGATCGCCCGGAAGAACAACGGCGTCTACTCGGCCACCAAGCACGCGGTGTGCGCCTTCAGTGAGTCCCTGCGCCAGGAGGTGCACGGACGAGGCGTCCGGATCGGCCTGGTCGAGCCGGGGCTGACCGCCACCGAGATGACGGCGGACGGCTACTCGGCGTTCGGCACGCCGCAGGAACGCTGGCTGCGGGCCGCGGACATCGCCCGCTCCATCAGCTTCATGATCACTCAGCCGCCCCATGTGGCGATCAACGAGATCATGGTCCGGCCGACCGCCCAAGAGCGCTGA
- a CDS encoding DUF6578 domain-containing protein: MELTVWVDDWQMQCCGTPFSIGSPVSWTLVDADKEWLADVVGADAADRVDGAEEHHGGAGEAAETRATVAGISAVHCRYAPRPGGSDTTRHPVPGSGTLTALTSADGWTPDDGERQFCGYLVELTGAHR; encoded by the coding sequence ATGGAACTCACCGTCTGGGTTGATGACTGGCAAATGCAGTGCTGCGGCACCCCGTTCAGCATCGGGTCACCGGTGTCCTGGACACTCGTCGACGCCGACAAGGAGTGGCTCGCCGACGTCGTGGGCGCCGATGCCGCCGACCGGGTCGACGGCGCCGAGGAACATCACGGCGGGGCCGGTGAAGCGGCGGAGACACGGGCGACCGTCGCCGGGATCAGCGCGGTGCACTGCCGGTACGCGCCCCGCCCCGGGGGATCCGACACCACGCGCCACCCCGTGCCGGGCTCGGGCACACTGACCGCGCTGACCTCGGCGGACGGCTGGACACCGGACGATGGCGAGCGGCAGTTCTGCGGCTACCTCGTGGAGCTCACCGGGGCGCATCGGTGA
- a CDS encoding HAD family hydrolase — translation MSSSPASQVTRVMSAPRAPVIFDLDGTLVDSEPNYYEAGRRLLAGYGVTDFSWEHHSRFIGIGTRETLEILTREFGIDAPVEELLAVKNRTYLELARAHTEVFPEMRGFVERLYAAGHPMAVASGSSRAAIEAVLDGTGLDSLLTTIVSAEEVARGKPEPDVFLEAARRLGVEPAHCVVLEDAAPGALAAHRAAMRCIAVPYVAETADDPAFAQVGLLFRGGQGEFTARAAYDWIGRPVR, via the coding sequence ATGAGCTCCTCCCCCGCCTCCCAGGTCACCCGCGTCATGTCCGCCCCACGCGCCCCGGTGATCTTCGATCTTGACGGCACGTTGGTGGACAGCGAGCCGAACTACTACGAGGCGGGGCGCCGACTGCTGGCCGGTTACGGGGTGACGGACTTCAGCTGGGAGCACCACAGTCGCTTCATCGGCATCGGGACGCGCGAAACGCTGGAGATCCTCACCCGGGAGTTCGGCATCGACGCGCCGGTCGAGGAGTTGCTGGCGGTCAAGAACCGCACCTATCTGGAGCTGGCACGGGCGCATACCGAGGTCTTCCCCGAGATGCGCGGTTTCGTGGAGCGGCTGTACGCGGCCGGGCATCCGATGGCGGTGGCGTCGGGCTCGTCGCGGGCGGCGATCGAGGCGGTGCTCGACGGTACGGGGCTGGACTCGCTGCTGACCACGATCGTGTCGGCCGAGGAAGTGGCGCGCGGTAAGCCCGAGCCGGATGTGTTCCTGGAGGCGGCGCGCCGGCTGGGCGTCGAGCCGGCCCATTGTGTGGTGCTGGAGGACGCGGCGCCGGGAGCGCTGGCGGCGCATCGGGCGGCGATGCGGTGCATCGCGGTCCCGTACGTGGCGGAGACGGCCGACGATCCGGCGTTCGCACAGGTCGGGCTGCTGTTCAGGGGCGGCCAGGGCGAGTTCACGGCGCGGGCCGCGTACGACTGGATCGGGCGGCCGGTTCGGTGA
- a CDS encoding Lrp/AsnC family transcriptional regulator → MAVDALDAKILRLLLERPRTSVREYARILGVARGTVQARLDRLERDGVITGYSPRLSPAALGHTVLAFVHIEVTQGRLEEVAAALSEVPQIIEAFSTTGGGDLLTRVVARDAEHLEDVIQRLISLPGVVRTRTEVALRERVPQRMLPLVEAVGGTSRQR, encoded by the coding sequence ATGGCTGTGGACGCCCTCGACGCGAAGATCCTCCGGCTGCTGCTGGAGCGGCCGCGCACCAGCGTGCGGGAGTACGCGCGCATCCTCGGTGTCGCCCGCGGCACCGTGCAGGCGCGTCTGGACCGTCTGGAGCGGGACGGGGTGATCACCGGCTACAGCCCGCGGCTGTCACCCGCCGCCCTCGGCCATACCGTGCTGGCGTTTGTGCACATCGAGGTGACGCAGGGGCGGCTGGAGGAGGTGGCCGCCGCGCTGTCCGAGGTGCCGCAGATCATCGAGGCGTTCTCGACGACCGGCGGCGGGGATCTGCTGACACGGGTGGTGGCGCGGGACGCGGAGCACCTGGAGGACGTGATCCAGCGGCTGATCAGTCTGCCGGGGGTGGTGCGCACGCGTACGGAGGTGGCGCTGCGGGAGCGGGTGCCGCAACGGATGCTGCCGCTGGTGGAGGCGGTGGGCGGCACGTCGAGACAGCGGTGA
- a CDS encoding PepSY domain-containing protein yields the protein MCGGASRHCADRLSKAEISPQQAATAADDRKKGTVTGVSLEDSDDGATIWSVDVVTTNDWYKTTFDVDAANGKALRQKVDRDLSVSGVVFPPWHDRAVIASQRRQPAIKLLTTFGASCSESGNALAEWRKQP from the coding sequence ATGTGTGGCGGCGCTTCTCGGCACTGTGCCGACCGGCTGAGTAAGGCCGAGATCTCTCCGCAGCAGGCGGCCACGGCCGCCGACGACCGGAAGAAGGGAACCGTCACCGGCGTGAGTCTCGAAGACTCCGATGACGGCGCCACCATCTGGTCGGTAGACGTCGTCACCACGAACGACTGGTACAAGACCACGTTCGACGTCGACGCCGCCAACGGCAAGGCCCTGCGGCAGAAGGTCGACCGGGACCTCTCCGTATCGGGGGTCGTGTTTCCTCCATGGCACGATCGGGCGGTCATCGCATCCCAGCGTCGGCAGCCGGCAATCAAGCTGCTGACGACGTTCGGGGCTTCGTGCAGCGAGTCGGGAAACGCCTTGGCTGAATGGCGAAAGCAGCCCTGA
- a CDS encoding CPBP family intramembrane glutamic endopeptidase, protein MPMLLLAVVVLAAANALNNLLPPAAYVPVCATAAALLVLIARRAGLTWGELGLGRASARRGLRWGLVLAGAVTVVYLIGLAVPFTREVFQDERVAGLSGGEVVYRVLVRVPLGTALLEEMAFRGVLWALVTRRWGPAWATAVSSALFGLWHIQPSRGLTHANAAAAAVFGPGATGVALSVTAAVAGTALAGVLLCELRRRSGSLIPPMALHCALNSAGYALAWAVSRGGDHGGFATLKLQVAGLV, encoded by the coding sequence ATGCCGATGCTGCTCCTCGCCGTCGTGGTGCTCGCGGCCGCGAACGCGCTCAATAACCTGCTCCCGCCCGCCGCGTACGTCCCGGTGTGCGCCACCGCCGCCGCGCTGCTCGTGCTGATCGCCCGCCGGGCCGGACTCACCTGGGGCGAGCTGGGGCTCGGCAGGGCCTCCGCCCGCCGCGGACTGCGCTGGGGACTGGTCCTGGCCGGAGCCGTGACGGTGGTGTATCTGATCGGCCTCGCCGTGCCGTTCACCCGGGAGGTCTTCCAGGACGAGCGTGTGGCGGGACTGTCCGGAGGAGAGGTCGTGTACCGGGTACTGGTACGCGTACCGCTCGGCACGGCGCTGCTCGAAGAGATGGCCTTCCGCGGTGTCCTGTGGGCCTTGGTGACACGACGGTGGGGTCCGGCATGGGCCACCGCCGTCTCCTCGGCGCTCTTCGGTCTCTGGCACATCCAGCCGTCACGTGGCCTCACCCACGCCAACGCGGCGGCCGCGGCGGTCTTCGGCCCCGGTGCGACCGGCGTCGCCCTCTCCGTGACGGCGGCCGTCGCCGGCACCGCCCTCGCCGGCGTCCTGCTGTGCGAGCTCCGTCGCCGCTCCGGCAGCCTGATCCCGCCCATGGCCCTGCACTGCGCCCTCAACAGCGCGGGCTATGCGCTTGCCTGGGCGGTGAGCCGCGGCGGGGACCATGGGGGATTCGCCACCTTGAAGTTGCAGGTTGCGGGCCTGGTGTGA
- a CDS encoding FUSC family protein: MLKRVFVAPDAGRLRLRGAVRAVLGVGLAVAVCGLAGHSLVAAITGGLAALLALFTVTDPTVRGQVISTVLLPTIGFPVLALAAVLHDVPGARDVAFIAIVGAGVYARRWGPRGHALGVFAFMTFFATQFLHTVPAQLPELYTAMLLSLLASSAVRFGLWCYERRLPPAVVPTPPGGTGLARATTRQAVQAMAGGAFALLAGQLLSEQRWYWAVGATWWVFVNTASRGETLVRSFRRVLGTVIGIAVGMVVAVPLQGAALPSAVLVAVCVFGIFYTAAVSYTWMMLSVTVMAGLLYGLLGVLDPGLLALRVAETGVGVLGAVLAVLFVLPITTHATTDAWIERALRCVHACTAEAAARLAGDQAADPAPRVAELELLLGRVRLSLAPLVHPLSPMRARKERARRVLALLDDCAREVRGLASVAADPEASHDARLAAACWRVEAAVEGLTTAEKACAPSVESAALVAGAAAEPALAHLHGLERALAELAVPLRGSTRAPLIGA, translated from the coding sequence GTGCTGAAGAGGGTGTTCGTGGCTCCAGATGCCGGGCGACTGCGGCTGCGCGGTGCCGTTCGGGCCGTCCTCGGCGTCGGCCTGGCGGTGGCAGTCTGTGGCCTTGCCGGGCATTCGCTCGTCGCGGCTATCACCGGTGGACTCGCCGCACTCCTCGCCCTCTTCACTGTCACCGACCCGACGGTCCGTGGGCAGGTGATCAGCACCGTGCTGCTGCCCACGATCGGATTCCCGGTGCTCGCCCTCGCGGCGGTGTTGCACGACGTACCCGGGGCGCGGGACGTGGCGTTCATCGCCATTGTGGGGGCAGGCGTGTACGCGCGCCGCTGGGGCCCGCGCGGTCACGCACTCGGTGTATTCGCGTTTATGACCTTCTTCGCCACGCAATTCCTGCACACGGTGCCGGCCCAGCTGCCCGAGCTGTACACCGCCATGCTCCTGTCCTTGCTCGCCTCCTCCGCCGTGCGCTTCGGCCTCTGGTGCTACGAGCGGCGGCTGCCCCCGGCCGTGGTGCCCACCCCGCCGGGCGGCACGGGCCTTGCCCGTGCGACCACCCGCCAGGCCGTCCAGGCGATGGCCGGCGGTGCCTTCGCCCTGCTGGCGGGGCAGCTGCTGTCCGAGCAGCGCTGGTACTGGGCCGTGGGCGCCACGTGGTGGGTCTTCGTGAACACGGCCTCGCGAGGCGAGACCCTCGTGCGCAGCTTCCGCCGGGTCCTCGGGACGGTGATCGGGATCGCAGTCGGAATGGTTGTTGCTGTCCCGCTGCAAGGAGCGGCGCTGCCCAGTGCAGTCCTCGTCGCGGTGTGTGTCTTCGGGATCTTCTACACGGCCGCGGTCTCGTACACCTGGATGATGCTCTCGGTGACGGTGATGGCGGGGCTGCTCTACGGGCTTCTGGGGGTGCTCGACCCCGGTCTGCTGGCTCTGCGTGTGGCAGAGACCGGTGTCGGGGTGCTCGGCGCCGTGCTGGCGGTCCTCTTCGTACTGCCCATCACCACCCACGCCACCACCGACGCCTGGATCGAGCGCGCCTTGCGTTGCGTGCACGCATGCACTGCCGAGGCCGCCGCGCGCCTCGCGGGTGATCAGGCCGCGGACCCCGCTCCACGTGTCGCTGAACTGGAGCTGTTGCTCGGGCGGGTGCGGCTTTCTCTCGCCCCGCTGGTGCATCCACTGAGCCCGATGCGCGCTCGTAAGGAAAGGGCTCGTCGCGTTCTCGCGCTGCTCGACGACTGCGCCCGCGAGGTTCGCGGACTGGCCTCCGTCGCTGCAGACCCGGAAGCCTCTCACGACGCCCGCCTGGCTGCCGCCTGCTGGCGTGTGGAGGCTGCGGTGGAAGGGCTTACGACGGCGGAGAAAGCGTGCGCGCCGTCGGTGGAATCCGCTGCTCTCGTGGCAGGTGCTGCGGCAGAACCAGCGCTCGCCCACTTGCACGGTCTGGAACGGGCCCTCGCCGAACTCGCTGTACCACTGAGAGGCTCCACCCGTGCGCCCTTGATTGGCGCTTGA
- a CDS encoding lactonase family protein, whose translation MATTDTLRAYIGSFTTAGGLGITTAAVDPGTGALTPRHATAAVPNPSYLATSPDGHLLYAVSETPDGAAAAFTLTPEGPRLLAPAVPVGGADPTHLTLTGGHLITANYSSGSVSTLPVRADGTLGGPAIVLPHRGGGPQTGRQEGPHAHAVLPDPAGRLLLSVDLGTDSVRVCALDAATGALTVRDEVPLRPGSGPRHLAFHPRGDRAYVVNELDPTVTVCRWDADQGTLTPLGETRLLPDGVPSAGTFPSELVISPKGRFAWAANRGHDSISVLSLAAPDVPATLVTTVSCGGHWPRDLALHPDGRYLYAANERSGDVTWFTVDPDTGIPARTGSIEAPAASCVVFA comes from the coding sequence GTGGCCACGACGGACACCCTGCGGGCGTACATCGGATCGTTCACCACGGCCGGCGGCCTCGGCATCACCACCGCGGCCGTTGACCCTGGGACCGGCGCACTCACCCCGCGGCACGCCACCGCCGCCGTCCCCAACCCCTCCTACCTCGCCACGAGCCCGGACGGCCACCTCCTCTACGCGGTCAGCGAGACCCCGGACGGCGCGGCCGCCGCCTTCACCCTCACCCCGGAGGGGCCCCGACTTCTCGCCCCCGCGGTCCCCGTAGGCGGCGCCGATCCCACCCACCTCACGCTCACCGGCGGCCACCTCATCACCGCCAACTACAGCTCCGGCAGCGTCAGTACGCTCCCGGTACGGGCCGACGGCACGCTCGGCGGGCCGGCCATCGTGCTCCCGCACCGCGGCGGCGGCCCGCAGACCGGCCGTCAGGAGGGCCCGCACGCACACGCCGTGCTGCCCGATCCCGCCGGCCGGCTGCTGCTCAGCGTCGACCTCGGCACGGACTCGGTGCGCGTCTGCGCCCTCGACGCGGCCACCGGCGCGCTGACCGTACGCGACGAGGTCCCGCTGCGGCCCGGCAGCGGACCGCGCCATCTCGCCTTCCACCCGCGCGGTGACCGCGCCTACGTCGTCAACGAACTCGATCCGACGGTCACGGTCTGCCGCTGGGATGCCGACCAGGGCACGCTCACGCCACTGGGGGAGACCCGTCTGCTCCCCGACGGTGTCCCGTCGGCCGGTACCTTTCCCTCCGAACTCGTCATCTCTCCAAAAGGTCGGTTCGCCTGGGCCGCCAATCGGGGCCACGACAGCATCTCCGTGCTGTCCCTCGCCGCGCCGGACGTCCCCGCGACCCTCGTCACGACCGTCTCCTGCGGCGGCCACTGGCCTCGCGACCTGGCACTCCACCCGGACGGCAGGTATCTCTACGCCGCCAATGAACGCTCCGGCGACGTCACCTGGTTCACCGTCGACCCGGACACGGGTATCCCGGCCCGGACCGGCTCCATCGAGGCACCGGCCGCCTCCTGCGTGGTGTTCGCCTGA
- a CDS encoding sirohydrochlorin chelatase encodes MSSPTGPAPGSPHVDAATPSPGAAPGLPVRMPRARKSGRHRKPEPLAAPEGAPALVLAVPGTPAPASRSLAEEVSSIARSELPGLDARIGYVDGGDDEFPSLEAVLAQAAAEQTAREGADGQSPEAGPAAVVVPLLAGPDSALQRRIRQAIMNSGSGAELTDVLGPHPLLAEALHVRLSEAGLARADRARLFTVATAADGIILATVGGDEAVQAAGITGMLLSARLAVPVLAAALDEEGAISRTAEQLRGSGSQQLALAPCLIGPEIADGLVGAAAAEAGCASAEALGAYGAVGRLVLSNYAAAVGITLQQGAPVR; translated from the coding sequence ATGAGTTCCCCCACTGGGCCCGCACCTGGCTCGCCCCATGTTGACGCCGCAACCCCGAGCCCTGGAGCCGCACCCGGCCTGCCTGTACGTATGCCGCGCGCGCGAAAGTCCGGCCGCCACCGCAAGCCGGAACCGCTCGCCGCCCCCGAGGGCGCACCCGCCCTGGTGCTCGCCGTGCCCGGCACCCCCGCCCCCGCCTCCCGCAGCCTGGCGGAGGAGGTCTCCAGCATCGCCCGCTCCGAGCTGCCGGGCCTCGACGCCCGGATCGGCTACGTCGACGGCGGTGACGACGAGTTTCCGTCCCTGGAGGCCGTGCTGGCGCAGGCCGCCGCCGAGCAGACGGCCCGGGAAGGCGCCGACGGTCAGTCCCCGGAGGCCGGTCCCGCCGCAGTCGTCGTCCCGCTGCTGGCCGGCCCGGACAGCGCGCTGCAGCGCCGGATACGCCAGGCCATCATGAACAGCGGCTCCGGCGCCGAGCTGACCGATGTGCTCGGCCCGCACCCGCTGCTCGCGGAGGCCCTGCACGTCCGGCTGTCCGAGGCCGGTCTGGCGCGCGCCGACCGGGCGCGGCTGTTCACCGTCGCCACCGCCGCGGACGGCATCATCCTCGCCACCGTGGGCGGCGACGAGGCCGTGCAGGCCGCCGGGATCACCGGCATGCTGCTCTCGGCACGGCTGGCGGTGCCGGTGCTGGCCGCCGCGCTGGACGAGGAGGGCGCGATCTCCCGCACCGCCGAGCAGCTGCGCGGCTCCGGCTCGCAGCAGCTGGCGCTGGCCCCGTGTCTGATCGGCCCGGAGATCGCCGATGGCCTTGTGGGGGCGGCCGCGGCGGAGGCGGGCTGCGCGTCGGCGGAGGCGCTCGGCGCGTACGGCGCGGTGGGTCGGCTGGTGCTGTCGAACTACGCGGCCGCGGTGGGTATCACCCTGCAGCAGGGCGCGCCGGTCCGGTAG